GGTGCCGGCGGTGCTCACTGTGCGGGCGTTGCACAAATCTTTCACACTGCACACGATCGACGGGCGCGTCGTGCACTCACTGCGTGGCGTCGACCTCGATGTGTACGCCGGCGAGCATGTCGCGCTGGCCGGACCGAGCGGGGCGGGTAAATCCTCGCTCCTTCGTTGTGTCCATCGCACCTATTTGCCGGACTCAGGCTCGGTGCTGCTGCGCACCGCGGCGAACGAAGAGATCGAGCTGACCAACCTGTCGGACCGGGCGATGGCACGCGTGAGGAGCCGCGAATTCGGTTATGTGTCACAGTTTTTGAATGCTCCGCCGCGCACCAGCCCGCTGGAGTTCGTGGCGGCCGGAGCCCGGCGCCGCGGTGTTGACCGCGCCGAGGCGCGCGAGGCGGCCGCGGACGCACTGCGCCGGCTCAACCTCGACGAAGTGCTGTGGCAGGTGGACTGCTCGGTGCTGTCAGGCGGCGAGCGTCAGCGGGTGAACCTGGCCGCCGGCACGGTCCGGCCGCCGCGGCTGCTCCTGCTCGACGAGCCGGTGTCGGCGCTCGACCCCGCCAACCGGGAAGCGTCGCTCGAACTGATCGCGACGCTGACGACACGGAACGTCGCGGTGCTCGGGGTCTATCACGATCTGGATGCCATGCGGCGGTTGGCATCTCGGGTTGTGCTGATGCGCGACGGCCGCATCGTGAAAGACGGTGCGCCGACCGAGATCTTCGAAGGAGTGGCATGACGATCGAGGTGTTCGAGCGGACAGTGCGGCACTGGCCGTTGGCGACGCCGCCGGCGGACTACGTGCTCGGCCACGTCTGCGCGGTGCTGCCCGACCGCGTGATCAACGACGCGTTGGTGGCCGTACGCCACGGTGTCATCGCGGCGGTCGAACCGCACCCGCCCGGGCTGTCGGCCGATGTCGACGGTCAAGGCCTGCTGTGCATTCCCGGTTTGGTGGACACGCACAGTGACGGGCTGGAGAGCGAGCGGTTGCCGCGGCCGGGTGCGGAGCTACCGATGGAGTTCGCGCTGCTGTCATTCGAGGGCAGGCTACGGGCCGCTGGGGTGACAACCGTGTTCCACGGCGCCGGGTTCGAACACAGCATGGGCCGTCGCGCGCCGCGTACCGTCGAAGGCGCCGAGCTGTGCTGTGACGCCATCGAGGCGCGGACCGAGGGCCTGGTGGATCACCGGATCCTGTATCGGCTCGATGTCCGTTGCGCGGAAGGCCTTGTGGCGCTTAAGGAACGGCTCGCCAAGAGGGCAGGGATGCCGCTCGTCTCGCACGAGGACCACACTCCCGGGCAGGGCCAGTACGCCGAACGTACCTATTACGAGCGCTACATGATTGGCGCGCGTGGGATGACCCCCGAAGAAGCGATCCGCCACGTCGATCACCTCATTGCCGAGCGCAGCGGGCGCCTCGGCATCCGCGAAGAGGCGATGGGTTGGCTCGGCGAGCAGGCGCGGGCCGGGCGCATCCGGCTGCTCGGCCATGACCCCACGTCGCGGGCCGAGGTTGACGAATTGGTGGCCCGAGGCGGTGCGGTCGCCGAATTCCCGACCACGCTGGCCGCCGCGCAAGCGGCGCGTGACCATGGACTGCCGGTGGTGATGGGCGCGCCGAACGTGCTGCGCGGTAGCTCACATAACGGCAACGCGTCGGGCCGCGAGCTCATCGAGCGCGGTCTGGTGACCTCAATCGCCTCGGATTACCTGCCGTCGAGCCTGCTGGCCGCGGCGTTCGCCGTTGCCGACGATGCCCGGATCGGTCTGGCCGCCGCCGTCGCGTTGGTGACGTCGGGTCCGGCGGATGCCGCAGGGCTGGCCGACCGCGGCCGGCTACTGTCGGGCCTGCGGGCGGATCTGGCGCTCGTCGCACCCGGGCACTGGCCGGTCGTGCATGCGGTGCTGGTGAGCGGGACACGCGCCGAAGATCATCTCGCCACTTCGCACGACGGCCAGGACCTAGAGGAGGTGCCATGACCCTCTCCCGTGAATCGCTGGGCATGCTCATCGCTGGGCTGGCCGGCCTGCCCTACGGCCGGGAGGTGGTGGACCAGCGGGCGCATGCACTACAGACCGGGTGGTACGCCAAGCAGGCCGGCGCCGATGACGAGTTGTTGGTCGCAGCGACATTGCACGACATCGGGCGGGCCAGCGAGGTGGCTGCCCAATGGCCGGATCTTCCGCACGAGCTGTGCGGCGCCGAGTTCGCGCACGCGTACCTCGGTGAGCGTGCTGCCCGGATCATCGGTGCCCACGTGCCGGCCAAGCGCTACCTGGTCGCCACCGACCCCGGGTACCACGCTCATCTCAGCCTCGCGTCGGTCGCATCGCTCAAAGTGCAGGGCGGCGGGATGAGCGACGAAGAGGTGGCCGACTTCCGTGCGAGTCCCGTCGCCGAAGAGGCGGTCATGGTGCGGCGATGGGACGACGACGCGAAGGATCCGTACGGCCCGATGATCGCCATCGCCGAGGTGCTGGACGCCTACGATCGGCTGACCGCCTGAGCGTGACCGGACGGATCGTCCGGCACTGAGCGCGTCCCGGTCTGCGTGAATTTCTCTGGTCAGCCGCTCGTCCGGTACCCTGGGGCGGTTGCCGACGCAGGCGACTCTCCTGTCACGGAACGCCCGTGGCCGTACAGACCAGAGGAGGTGGTGAGGTTTCCATGCGTCCATACGAAATCATGGTCATTCTTGACCCCACACTTGACGAGCGCACCGTTGCTCCATCCTTGGAGACGTTCCTCAACGTTGTCCGCAAAGACGGCGGGTCCGTCGACAAGGTGGACATCTGGGGTAAGCGCCGGCTGGCCTACGAGATCGCCAAGCACGCCGAAGGCATCTACGTAGTTGTCGACCTCAAGGCGGCACCGGCCACGGTGTCCGAGCTCGACCGTCAGCTGAGCCTCAACGAGTCGGTCTTGCGCACCAAGGTGATGCGCACCGACAAGCACTGAGTCGGGTAGCGCACGCGCTCCCCGGCGTCAGCGGGTGTGCGTAGGCTCAGCGAAAACACGCTCATGACCGTTAACCGTCCCCAGGCGAGAGCCGGGATGGACCCAGGAGGAAACAGTGGCTGGTGACACCACTATCACCGTTGTCGGAAACCTGACTGCCGACCCTGAACTGCGGTTCACGCCGTCGGGTGCCGCCGTCGCGAATTTCACCGTGGCGTCGACCCCCCGGATCTTTGACCGCCAGAGTTCGGAATGGAAAGACGGTGAGGCGCTGTTCCTGCGGTGCAACATCTGGCGGGAAGCCGCCGAGAACGTCGCGGAAAGCCTGACCCGCGGGTCGCGGGTGATCGTCACCGGACGGCTCAAGCAGCGCTCGTTCGAGACCCGCGAAGGTGAGAAGCGCACCGTTTTCGAGGTCGAGGTCGATGAGATCGGGCCCTCGCTGCGGTACGCCACCGCCAAGGTGAACAAGGCAAGCCGCAGTGGCGGCGGGGGCGGCGGCTTCGGCAGCGGCGGCGGATCTCGCCAGGCGCCCGCGGCGCAGGCGAGCAGCGCACCGGCGGACGATCCGTGGGGGAGTGCTCCGGCATCGGGCTCCTTCGCCGGCGGCGACGAAGAACCGCCCTTCTGACGTGAAACGCCGTCACACCACACAAGACCAGTAGCAAACGGAAAGAAAGAAACACATGCCCAAGTCCACGAAACGGCGCCCGGCTCCGGAAAAGCCGATCAAGACACGCAAATGCGTCTTTTGCTCGAAGAAGGGCCAATCGATCGACTACAAGGACACCACGTTGCTGCGCACCTACATCAGTGAGCGCGGCAAGATCCGGGCGCGGCGCGTCACCGGAAACTGCGTGCAGCACCAGCGCGACATTGCGATCGCGGTGAAGAACGCCCGCGAGGTGGCCCTGCTGCCCTTCACTTCGTCGGCGCGATAGTCGCCGGACGCCCAACCGAAAGTACGAAAACGATGAAGCTGATTCTGACGGCCGACGTCGACCATCTCGGCGCCGTCGGCGAGACTG
The DNA window shown above is from Mycobacterium sp. Aquia_216 and carries:
- a CDS encoding ATP-binding cassette domain-containing protein translates to MVPAVLTVRALHKSFTLHTIDGRVVHSLRGVDLDVYAGEHVALAGPSGAGKSSLLRCVHRTYLPDSGSVLLRTAANEEIELTNLSDRAMARVRSREFGYVSQFLNAPPRTSPLEFVAAGARRRGVDRAEAREAAADALRRLNLDEVLWQVDCSVLSGGERQRVNLAAGTVRPPRLLLLDEPVSALDPANREASLELIATLTTRNVAVLGVYHDLDAMRRLASRVVLMRDGRIVKDGAPTEIFEGVA
- a CDS encoding alpha-D-ribose 1-methylphosphonate 5-triphosphate diphosphatase; this translates as MTIEVFERTVRHWPLATPPADYVLGHVCAVLPDRVINDALVAVRHGVIAAVEPHPPGLSADVDGQGLLCIPGLVDTHSDGLESERLPRPGAELPMEFALLSFEGRLRAAGVTTVFHGAGFEHSMGRRAPRTVEGAELCCDAIEARTEGLVDHRILYRLDVRCAEGLVALKERLAKRAGMPLVSHEDHTPGQGQYAERTYYERYMIGARGMTPEEAIRHVDHLIAERSGRLGIREEAMGWLGEQARAGRIRLLGHDPTSRAEVDELVARGGAVAEFPTTLAAAQAARDHGLPVVMGAPNVLRGSSHNGNASGRELIERGLVTSIASDYLPSSLLAAAFAVADDARIGLAAAVALVTSGPADAAGLADRGRLLSGLRADLALVAPGHWPVVHAVLVSGTRAEDHLATSHDGQDLEEVP
- a CDS encoding HD domain-containing protein — encoded protein: MTLSRESLGMLIAGLAGLPYGREVVDQRAHALQTGWYAKQAGADDELLVAATLHDIGRASEVAAQWPDLPHELCGAEFAHAYLGERAARIIGAHVPAKRYLVATDPGYHAHLSLASVASLKVQGGGMSDEEVADFRASPVAEEAVMVRRWDDDAKDPYGPMIAIAEVLDAYDRLTA
- the rpsF gene encoding 30S ribosomal protein S6, yielding MRPYEIMVILDPTLDERTVAPSLETFLNVVRKDGGSVDKVDIWGKRRLAYEIAKHAEGIYVVVDLKAAPATVSELDRQLSLNESVLRTKVMRTDKH
- a CDS encoding single-stranded DNA-binding protein; the encoded protein is MAGDTTITVVGNLTADPELRFTPSGAAVANFTVASTPRIFDRQSSEWKDGEALFLRCNIWREAAENVAESLTRGSRVIVTGRLKQRSFETREGEKRTVFEVEVDEIGPSLRYATAKVNKASRSGGGGGGFGSGGGSRQAPAAQASSAPADDPWGSAPASGSFAGGDEEPPF
- the rpsR gene encoding 30S ribosomal protein S18, producing MPKSTKRRPAPEKPIKTRKCVFCSKKGQSIDYKDTTLLRTYISERGKIRARRVTGNCVQHQRDIAIAVKNAREVALLPFTSSAR